One Paracidovorax avenae ATCC 19860 genomic region harbors:
- a CDS encoding flavin-containing monooxygenase, with protein MRSPETPAAVPGATSFRFLVIGTGFAGLGMAIALRKAGIDDFAILEKAGDVGGVWRDNAYPGAACDVPSHLYSFSFEPNPRWSRVFAPQAEILDYLRHCARRYDLLRHVRFHSEVASAAWDEAGQRWQVQLQGGQRLSAQFLVSGTGQLSRPALPSIAGIENFAGPSFHSARWDHGVELAGKRVAVIGTGASAIQFVPAIAGKVGELHVFQRSPSHMMPRPDRAYSGLEKTLFRFVPGAMRLHRTWIYLKYESRALAFTRFKGLMQWAVGRPFHNMLERQVPDKALREALTPDYPIGCKRILLSSEYLATMARTNVHVQTGAIDRVEPDGIRTRDGQLHRADVIVYGTGFAATEFLSPMKITGRGGLELNAAWQRGAAAYLGITVPGFPNFFMLYGPNTNLGHNSIVYMIESQIAHTMRCLRAMERSGAATIEPDAQRFDRYNRHIQQRLRHTVWNGCKSWYVDANGHNSTNWPGFTLSYRAATRWSGLDAYRLQGPQAGAEATRIAPPPGVAENLSAALLRGFLRLGFKRLIGPPFGAGWQRAVVGLLSPLMPGARGTIQYREQWGGVPMQVVSPAVGEGRTHVLYLHGGAFCLGSPHTHRSITTRLALSAGAVVAVPDYRLAPEHPYPAALDDARACYQALLARGVAPGRIVLAGDSAGGALAMALLLSLKRAGQPLPACSLLISPVTDPALRGASLADLRAGDPMIREGWLRQGLAWYGAPATAGEHQPLGADLSGLPPVMIQVGEQEVLRDDSLRLANRLQQAGVECRLQVWQGRWHVFHLQSAWLRSAALAIGELGVFARERVRSAGGRGASIAQARSIGTAARDVGRQDACALP; from the coding sequence ATGCGATCGCCTGAGACCCCTGCCGCGGTTCCCGGCGCCACGTCCTTCCGCTTCCTCGTCATCGGCACCGGCTTCGCCGGGCTGGGCATGGCGATCGCGCTGCGCAAGGCCGGCATCGACGACTTCGCCATCCTCGAAAAGGCCGGCGACGTCGGCGGCGTCTGGCGCGACAACGCCTATCCTGGAGCGGCCTGCGATGTGCCCTCGCACCTGTATTCGTTCTCCTTCGAGCCCAACCCGCGCTGGAGCCGCGTGTTCGCGCCGCAGGCGGAGATCCTCGATTACCTGCGCCATTGCGCGCGCCGCTACGACCTGCTGCGCCATGTGCGCTTCCACAGCGAAGTCGCCTCTGCCGCGTGGGACGAAGCCGGCCAGCGCTGGCAGGTGCAACTGCAGGGTGGCCAGCGGTTGTCCGCGCAGTTCCTGGTCAGCGGTACCGGCCAGCTCAGCCGGCCGGCGCTGCCGTCCATCGCCGGCATCGAGAACTTCGCCGGCCCCAGCTTCCACTCGGCGCGCTGGGACCACGGCGTGGAGCTGGCCGGCAAGCGCGTGGCGGTGATCGGCACCGGCGCATCGGCCATCCAGTTCGTGCCCGCCATCGCTGGCAAGGTGGGCGAGCTGCATGTCTTCCAGCGCTCGCCCAGCCACATGATGCCGCGCCCCGACCGGGCCTACAGCGGGCTGGAGAAGACCCTGTTCCGCTTCGTGCCCGGCGCCATGCGGCTGCATCGCACATGGATCTACCTGAAATACGAGTCGCGCGCGCTGGCCTTCACGCGCTTCAAGGGCCTGATGCAGTGGGCCGTGGGCCGGCCCTTCCACAATATGCTGGAGCGGCAGGTGCCCGATAAGGCGCTGCGCGAGGCGCTCACGCCCGACTATCCCATCGGCTGCAAGCGCATCCTGCTGTCGAGCGAATACCTGGCCACCATGGCGCGCACCAACGTGCATGTGCAGACCGGCGCCATAGACCGTGTGGAGCCGGACGGCATCCGCACCCGCGACGGCCAACTGCACCGTGCCGACGTGATCGTCTACGGCACGGGCTTCGCGGCCACCGAGTTCCTCTCGCCCATGAAGATCACCGGCCGCGGCGGGCTGGAGTTGAACGCCGCGTGGCAGCGCGGCGCGGCGGCCTACCTGGGCATCACCGTTCCGGGCTTTCCCAACTTCTTCATGCTCTACGGCCCCAACACCAACCTGGGCCACAACTCGATCGTCTACATGATCGAAAGCCAGATCGCCCACACCATGCGCTGCCTGCGCGCCATGGAGCGCTCGGGCGCGGCCACCATCGAGCCGGATGCGCAGCGCTTCGATCGCTACAACCGCCACATCCAGCAGCGCCTGCGCCACACCGTCTGGAATGGCTGCAAGAGCTGGTACGTGGACGCCAACGGCCACAACAGCACCAACTGGCCGGGCTTCACGCTGAGCTACCGCGCCGCCACGCGCTGGTCGGGCCTGGACGCCTACCGGCTGCAGGGCCCGCAGGCGGGCGCCGAGGCCACGCGCATCGCACCGCCGCCCGGTGTCGCGGAAAACCTCTCGGCCGCCTTGCTGCGCGGCTTCCTGCGGCTGGGCTTCAAGCGCCTCATCGGCCCGCCCTTCGGCGCAGGCTGGCAGCGTGCGGTGGTGGGCCTGCTCTCGCCGCTGATGCCCGGCGCGCGCGGCACCATCCAGTACCGGGAGCAGTGGGGCGGTGTTCCGATGCAGGTCGTATCGCCTGCCGTGGGCGAAGGCCGCACCCATGTGCTCTACCTGCACGGCGGCGCCTTCTGCCTGGGCAGCCCGCACACGCACCGCAGCATCACCACGCGGCTGGCCCTGTCGGCCGGCGCCGTGGTGGCCGTGCCGGATTACCGCCTGGCGCCAGAGCACCCGTACCCAGCAGCACTGGACGATGCCCGCGCCTGTTACCAGGCGCTGCTGGCGCGCGGCGTGGCGCCCGGGCGCATCGTGCTGGCCGGCGATTCGGCCGGCGGCGCGCTGGCCATGGCGCTGCTGCTGTCGCTCAAGCGTGCCGGCCAGCCGCTGCCGGCCTGCAGCCTGCTGATTTCGCCAGTGACCGATCCGGCGTTGCGCGGGGCGAGCCTGGCGGACCTGCGTGCCGGAGACCCGATGATCCGCGAAGGCTGGCTGCGCCAGGGGCTGGCCTGGTATGGCGCCCCGGCCACGGCTGGCGAGCACCAGCCTCTGGGGGCGGACCTTTCCGGCCTGCCGCCCGTGATGATCCAGGTGGGCGAGCAGGAGGTACTGCGGGACGATTCGCTGCGGCTGGCCAACCGGCTGCAGCAGGCGGGCGTGGAGTGCCGCCTGCAGGTGTGGCAGGGGCGCTGGCACGTATTCCATCTGCAATCGGCCTGGCTGCGGTCTGCGGCCCTGGCCATTGGTGAACTGGGCGTGTTCGCCCGGGAGCGGGTCCGGAGCGCGGGCGGACGGGGCGCGAGCATCGCGCAGGCGCGTTCCATCGGCACCGCGGCAAGGGACGTGGGCCGGCAGGACGCCTGCGCATTGCCTTGA
- the traT gene encoding complement resistance protein TraT, which translates to MRTRLFLPLVLMALAGCAAHDTQVNAFKIGSATSKNVFVDPSQFANRTVKLRLRNSSGDPSIDVSAIRSAMESGLRAAGYQIGEQNFGILVDVNLYFMNSVAQGRQRASNELGMLLGGVAGYEMAKRPGGMGPGSGALLGAVAGATLQEVLRANNEYDSYLVLSDVNVGVVKQENRKKDFFVIGGNRIEQRQEDNGTFESFAMRETVKVAVYAGDRRERRGQVMDAIQDRLARVLSNLL; encoded by the coding sequence ATGAGAACCCGACTTTTCCTGCCACTGGTGCTCATGGCCCTCGCTGGATGCGCCGCCCATGACACCCAGGTCAACGCATTCAAGATCGGAAGCGCCACATCGAAGAACGTGTTCGTCGATCCCAGCCAGTTCGCCAACCGGACTGTGAAGCTCCGCCTGCGCAATTCCTCCGGGGACCCATCCATCGACGTCTCTGCAATCCGGAGTGCAATGGAGTCTGGCCTGCGCGCTGCCGGCTACCAGATCGGCGAGCAGAACTTCGGCATCCTCGTTGACGTGAACCTTTACTTCATGAACTCGGTGGCACAAGGTCGCCAGCGTGCGTCCAATGAGTTGGGCATGCTGCTGGGGGGCGTGGCCGGCTACGAGATGGCCAAGCGCCCCGGTGGCATGGGGCCGGGCTCGGGGGCATTGCTGGGAGCCGTCGCGGGCGCGACACTGCAGGAAGTGCTGCGAGCCAACAACGAATACGACAGCTATCTCGTGCTCTCTGACGTCAATGTCGGTGTCGTGAAACAGGAGAACCGCAAAAAGGACTTCTTCGTGATCGGCGGAAACCGCATTGAACAACGCCAGGAAGACAACGGCACGTTCGAGTCTTTCGCGATGCGCGAAACAGTGAAAGTTGCCGTATATGCCGGAGATCGGCGCGAACGCCGGGGGCAGGTGATGGACGCCATCCAGGACCGCCTGGCCCGGGTTTTGTCCAACCTCCTCTGA
- a CDS encoding S1C family serine protease — protein MNKSSGLLRLALLASGLALGGCVTTQGGSASSLPQLQLGKLGLEDISGTIGDAFSPQLREFKKLVGEQKFDEADAFFLKEAAYFEKRYKGSEKPLPPEFEQLANQVWETRYRSKADLAVNGLRGIHSLADKSQWPQISRTLKNSDQVLEAIAADRLLELTHVGSDKRQQLEEQAARVIQLAEAGKAQALESTFEDTLSQGRHSAEFIGRHTFSESDYVGSSRFQTAALAKLASHGSDKDGYYRQAVQLGPYLHEQSRKSIDDTYVEMVRTQLMADGHISLDEVSTLGSLRTPFGSGAEALAGLATIGYVDLTSASFKDRNVFDFEIAFKPDLDFRFAPATESVFASGDISRFDYLFVTDLSMAKVSREFKNKRDNKSRAQTGTQQIQNPDYVTAMASYQKAMAEFQRAQISSAIPKLCSGWGCALQGLADGLANAGARAGVDQASARLAATSQMIDQPVYSEYAYQSVDINTTKTADVNYYVIDVRKKRILRNSFQINDNEVFNVAYNVRDADPERASIQRNVKTEEEVTAWEKRPMTIPISTLFSASNLRAAESSTYTNMPAFLKTLSTRSYASAAPTYSGVNARSTAALASAPSARAPVGDTIADGRFDSVVVIRNAKATGTGFYITPELVLTAYHVVEGQSLVELTYYDGTKTYGRVVDHDVRLDLALVKAQQAGKPLAIHTGPLKLGETVEAIGHPKGYEFTITRGVISAMRRQRSAAIGSDNLVEFVQTDTPISQGNSGGPLLLKDAVIGVNDWIRVDKGSQNLNFSVSYNEIRSYLDRFKGK, from the coding sequence ATGAACAAAAGCAGTGGACTGCTTCGCCTGGCATTGCTGGCATCGGGCCTGGCTCTCGGAGGCTGCGTCACCACGCAAGGGGGCAGCGCCTCCTCTCTTCCCCAGTTGCAGCTCGGCAAGCTGGGGCTGGAAGACATCAGCGGAACCATTGGCGATGCGTTCAGCCCGCAACTGCGCGAATTCAAGAAGTTGGTCGGAGAGCAGAAGTTCGACGAAGCGGACGCGTTCTTTCTCAAGGAGGCCGCCTATTTCGAGAAACGCTACAAGGGCAGCGAAAAACCTCTTCCACCTGAATTCGAACAGCTGGCCAACCAGGTATGGGAAACCCGCTACCGCAGCAAGGCGGACCTGGCGGTCAACGGGTTGAGGGGCATCCACAGCCTCGCCGACAAATCGCAATGGCCGCAGATTTCTCGCACCCTCAAGAACAGTGACCAGGTTCTTGAAGCCATTGCAGCGGACCGGCTGCTTGAATTGACCCATGTGGGCTCAGACAAGAGACAGCAACTGGAAGAACAAGCCGCGCGCGTGATACAGCTTGCCGAGGCCGGAAAAGCCCAGGCGCTGGAATCCACGTTCGAGGACACGTTAAGCCAAGGCAGGCACAGCGCAGAGTTCATCGGCAGGCACACATTCAGCGAAAGCGACTATGTCGGCTCTTCCAGGTTCCAGACTGCGGCGCTCGCCAAGCTGGCGTCCCATGGCAGCGACAAGGACGGCTATTACCGGCAAGCGGTCCAGCTCGGACCTTATCTGCACGAGCAGAGCCGCAAAAGCATAGACGACACCTATGTCGAGATGGTGCGCACGCAACTCATGGCCGATGGGCACATATCGCTCGATGAAGTGTCGACGCTCGGCAGCCTCCGGACCCCTTTCGGCAGCGGGGCGGAAGCGCTGGCGGGGCTCGCGACGATCGGCTATGTCGATCTGACCAGCGCCAGCTTCAAGGACCGCAACGTCTTTGACTTCGAGATTGCCTTCAAGCCGGATCTGGACTTTCGCTTCGCACCTGCGACAGAGTCCGTCTTCGCTTCCGGCGACATCTCCCGGTTCGACTACCTCTTCGTCACGGATCTTTCCATGGCGAAGGTATCCCGCGAATTCAAGAACAAGCGGGACAACAAGAGCCGCGCTCAGACGGGAACCCAGCAAATTCAGAATCCTGACTACGTCACTGCGATGGCGAGTTACCAGAAAGCCATGGCCGAATTCCAGCGCGCGCAGATCAGCAGCGCCATACCGAAGCTGTGCTCGGGCTGGGGTTGCGCGCTGCAAGGTCTCGCTGACGGCCTGGCGAACGCCGGTGCGCGTGCCGGCGTTGACCAGGCTTCGGCACGGCTCGCTGCCACCAGCCAGATGATCGACCAGCCCGTGTACTCGGAGTATGCCTATCAGTCCGTCGATATCAACACGACGAAAACGGCGGATGTGAACTACTACGTCATCGACGTCCGGAAGAAGCGCATCCTCCGCAACAGCTTCCAGATCAATGACAACGAGGTGTTCAACGTTGCCTACAACGTGCGGGATGCCGACCCGGAAAGGGCCAGCATCCAGCGCAACGTGAAAACGGAGGAAGAGGTCACGGCCTGGGAAAAGCGACCGATGACCATCCCGATCAGCACACTCTTCAGCGCCTCCAATCTGCGCGCAGCCGAATCCAGCACCTACACGAACATGCCGGCGTTTCTCAAAACGCTCAGCACGCGCAGTTATGCGTCAGCCGCACCGACTTACTCCGGGGTGAATGCACGCAGCACTGCGGCATTGGCCAGTGCACCTTCTGCCCGGGCGCCAGTGGGCGACACGATTGCAGATGGACGCTTCGACAGCGTCGTCGTGATACGCAACGCGAAAGCCACCGGCACGGGGTTCTACATCACCCCGGAACTGGTGCTCACTGCCTACCATGTGGTCGAGGGCCAATCTCTGGTGGAACTGACCTACTACGATGGCACGAAGACCTATGGCCGTGTAGTGGACCACGACGTGCGCCTCGATCTCGCACTGGTCAAGGCACAGCAGGCAGGCAAGCCGCTGGCCATTCACACCGGCCCGCTCAAGCTCGGAGAAACCGTCGAGGCCATCGGTCATCCAAAGGGCTATGAATTCACCATCACGCGTGGAGTCATCAGCGCGATGCGGCGCCAACGCAGCGCTGCCATTGGTTCCGACAACCTCGTGGAGTTCGTACAGACCGATACGCCCATCAGCCAGGGAAATTCGGGCGGACCGCTACTGCTCAAGGACGCCGTGATCGGAGTCAATGACTGGATCCGTGTGGACAAAGGCTCGCAGAACCTCAATTTCAGCGTCTCCTACAACGAGATCCGGTCGTATCTCGATCGATTCAAAGGCAAATGA
- a CDS encoding multicopper oxidase family protein, whose product MQRRHFFGGAATAVAALSAASVGRAALASLPEAAAPAGAGTQVPPLPPTGLPFHPVVTLNGWSLPWRMNAGVKEFHLVAEPVVREFAPGFHVNLWGYNGQSPGPTIEVVEGDRVRIFVTNRLPEHTSVHWHGQRLPNGMDGVSGLNQPAIPAGKTFVYEFTARRPGTFMYHPHADEMVQMAMGLMGLWITHPRLDARGRHPRIATADRDYAFLLGAFAVEPGSRTPRINEMTDFNVWSWNSRVFPGIDPFVARRGDRVRLRIGNLTMTNHPIHVHGHEFEVTGTDGGIVPPSARWPEVTTDVAVGQMRQIEFIADEPGDWAVHCHKSHHTMGAMGHDVPTMIGVDHRGLVGQIQKIVPDYMVMGERGMADMGAMEMPLPDNTLPMMTDTGPFGPLEMGGMFSVLKVREGIAVRDFRDPGDYVQPPGTRAHEWPGGTDALPPAPRAAGAPAADAGADDGAARVRKPGLGHGSRQGHGHDH is encoded by the coding sequence ATGCAACGCAGACACTTCTTCGGCGGCGCCGCCACGGCCGTGGCCGCCCTCTCCGCCGCCTCGGTGGGCCGCGCGGCCCTCGCATCCCTGCCCGAGGCCGCAGCACCCGCGGGCGCCGGCACCCAGGTGCCTCCGCTCCCGCCCACGGGCCTGCCCTTCCACCCGGTCGTCACCCTCAACGGCTGGAGCCTGCCCTGGCGCATGAACGCCGGCGTCAAGGAATTCCACCTCGTCGCCGAGCCCGTGGTGCGGGAGTTCGCGCCCGGCTTCCACGTCAACCTCTGGGGCTACAACGGCCAGAGCCCCGGCCCCACCATCGAGGTCGTCGAAGGCGACCGCGTGCGCATCTTCGTCACCAACCGCCTGCCCGAGCACACCAGCGTGCACTGGCACGGCCAGCGGCTGCCCAACGGCATGGACGGCGTGTCGGGCCTCAACCAGCCGGCGATTCCCGCGGGCAAGACTTTCGTGTACGAGTTCACCGCGCGCCGGCCCGGCACCTTCATGTACCACCCGCATGCCGACGAGATGGTGCAGATGGCCATGGGCCTCATGGGCCTGTGGATCACGCATCCGCGCCTGGACGCGCGCGGCCGGCACCCGCGCATCGCCACGGCCGACCGCGACTACGCCTTCCTCCTCGGTGCCTTCGCGGTGGAGCCGGGCAGCCGCACGCCGCGCATCAACGAGATGACGGACTTCAACGTCTGGTCGTGGAACAGCCGTGTGTTCCCGGGCATCGACCCCTTCGTCGCGCGGCGCGGCGACCGCGTGCGCCTGCGCATCGGCAACCTCACCATGACCAACCACCCCATCCACGTGCACGGCCACGAGTTCGAGGTGACGGGCACGGACGGCGGCATCGTCCCCCCGTCGGCACGCTGGCCCGAGGTGACCACCGACGTCGCCGTGGGGCAGATGCGGCAGATCGAGTTCATCGCCGACGAACCCGGCGACTGGGCCGTGCACTGCCACAAGAGCCACCACACCATGGGCGCCATGGGCCACGACGTGCCCACCATGATCGGCGTGGACCACCGCGGCCTGGTGGGACAGATCCAGAAGATCGTGCCCGACTACATGGTGATGGGCGAACGCGGCATGGCCGACATGGGCGCCATGGAAATGCCCCTGCCCGACAACACCCTGCCCATGATGACCGACACAGGCCCGTTCGGCCCCCTGGAGATGGGCGGCATGTTCAGCGTGCTCAAGGTGCGCGAGGGGATCGCTGTCCGGGATTTCCGCGACCCGGGCGACTACGTGCAGCCACCTGGAACACGTGCGCATGAATGGCCGGGTGGCACAGATGCCCTGCCGCCTGCACCACGTGCCGCGGGTGCGCCGGCAGCGGATGCGGGCGCCGACGACGGCGCAGCCCGCGTGCGCAAGCCGGGCCTCGGACATGGGAGTCGCCAGGGCCATGGACACGACCACTGA
- a CDS encoding GMC family oxidoreductase has protein sequence MSDLFDFVVVGGGSGGCVLGGRLTEDPSSSVCLLEAGGRGDGTLVRMPVGAVTMIPTHLNNWAFETVPQPGLGGRRGYQPRGRALGGSSAINAMVYIRGHRGDYDDWARMGATGWSYDEVLPYFRLSEHNERIHDAWHGSDGPLWVADPRTDSPFHAAFLEAGRQAGHAVNTDFNGAEQEGVGVYQLTQKHGERCSAARAYLLPHLGRRPNLEVRTHSRALRVLFEGRRAVGVEYLQDGVVRSVRARREVILAAGALQTPQLLMLSGVGALHALSAQGLPVVMHLPGVGQNLQDHPDFIFGYQVDSTAAMGVSLSGGLRMLREALRYRRERRGMLTSNFAECGGFLRSRPDADRPDLQLHFVVAMVDDHARRFRMGHGLSCHVCLLRPRSRGSVALASRDPLAAPLIDPAFYADGQDLEDMVRGFRITRQIMQAPAMARWLRRDVFTQGVESDEQIRAVLRARTDTVYHPIGTCRMGSDENAVVDPQLRVRGLDRLRIVDASVMPTLIGGNTNAPTIMIAEKAVDLILGRRRVAQDGAASPAMPQEAAHAIA, from the coding sequence ATGAGCGACCTCTTCGATTTCGTGGTGGTGGGCGGCGGCTCCGGCGGCTGCGTGCTGGGCGGGAGGCTGACGGAGGACCCGTCCAGCAGCGTGTGCCTGCTGGAAGCGGGCGGACGCGGCGACGGCACGCTGGTCCGCATGCCGGTCGGTGCCGTCACGATGATCCCGACCCATCTGAACAACTGGGCCTTCGAGACCGTGCCCCAGCCCGGCCTGGGGGGGCGCCGCGGCTACCAGCCTCGCGGCCGCGCCCTGGGCGGTTCGTCGGCGATCAACGCGATGGTCTATATCCGCGGGCACCGCGGCGATTACGACGATTGGGCGCGCATGGGGGCCACGGGCTGGTCGTACGACGAGGTGCTGCCGTATTTCCGCCTCTCCGAGCACAACGAGCGCATCCACGATGCCTGGCACGGCAGCGACGGCCCGCTGTGGGTGGCCGATCCGCGCACGGACAGCCCGTTCCACGCCGCCTTCCTGGAGGCGGGGCGGCAGGCGGGCCATGCGGTGAACACCGACTTCAACGGGGCCGAGCAGGAGGGCGTGGGCGTCTATCAGCTCACGCAGAAGCACGGCGAGCGCTGCAGCGCGGCACGCGCGTACCTGCTGCCGCACCTGGGGCGGCGCCCGAACCTGGAGGTGCGTACCCATTCCCGGGCGCTGCGCGTGCTGTTCGAGGGCCGGCGCGCCGTGGGCGTCGAGTACCTGCAGGATGGCGTGGTGCGCAGCGTGCGTGCGCGGCGCGAGGTGATCCTGGCGGCCGGCGCGCTGCAGACGCCGCAGCTGCTGATGCTCTCGGGCGTGGGCGCCCTCCATGCCCTGTCCGCGCAAGGCCTGCCGGTGGTGATGCACCTGCCCGGCGTGGGGCAGAACCTGCAGGACCATCCCGATTTCATTTTCGGCTACCAGGTGGACAGCACCGCCGCCATGGGGGTCTCCCTGTCCGGCGGACTGCGCATGCTGCGCGAGGCGCTGCGCTACCGGCGGGAGCGTCGGGGCATGCTGACCTCGAACTTCGCCGAGTGCGGCGGCTTCCTGCGCTCGCGTCCCGATGCGGACCGGCCCGACCTGCAGTTGCACTTCGTCGTCGCCATGGTGGACGACCACGCCCGCCGGTTCCGCATGGGCCACGGCCTCTCGTGCCATGTCTGCCTGCTGCGCCCGCGCAGCCGCGGCAGCGTGGCCCTGGCCAGCCGTGACCCGCTGGCTGCGCCGCTGATCGATCCCGCCTTCTATGCCGACGGGCAGGACCTGGAGGACATGGTGCGGGGCTTCCGCATCACGCGGCAGATCATGCAGGCGCCTGCCATGGCCCGCTGGCTGCGCCGGGATGTGTTCACGCAGGGGGTGGAGTCGGACGAGCAGATCCGCGCGGTGCTGCGCGCCCGCACCGATACGGTCTATCACCCCATCGGCACCTGCCGCATGGGCTCGGACGAGAACGCGGTGGTCGATCCGCAGCTGCGCGTGCGCGGACTGGACCGGTTGCGCATCGTGGATGCCTCGGTCATGCCGACGCTGATCGGCGGCAATACGAACGCCCCCACCATCATGATCGCCGAGAAGGCCGTGGACCTCATACTTGGACGCCGGCGCGTTGCGCAGGACGGCGCCGCTTCGCCAGCCATGCCGCAGGAGGCTGCCCATGCGATCGCCTGA
- a CDS encoding TolC family protein has protein sequence MTAAPMPSPRTMRWPALAAALLLAGCASVSPDGLRGDVQATLQGRTAGADNAALPPTDPAAQRAAGEAVAGWLAAPLTQDAAVRIALLRHPGLQARLARLGVQDAERVQALTLPNPVLGLGRLATAHEREIERSITFSLVELVTLPWRNRWAGSLREQDTLAAAADAARVASDARIAWLRAVAAQETLAAHERMHDAAGTGAELARRMAGVGNWSRLQAAREQAVLADARARLARARLAAATEREALALALGLWGASAEAITLPPRLPDLPTEPMDAAELEQRALRERLDVRAARIGLDRVAGQQGFARAGQLFGDIGLGYRRDTTTERGGGHSEVKRGWELELPLPLFDWGGAANARSRGLVQESAAQLQQTALRARAEVRVHWRSYRTAWELAQEQEKHVVPLQQQIQDETLLRYNGMLASVWDLLAQARQTTQAVADAVAARRDFWLADTDLQFALAVASPGAQPPASATATSSALSSPTSSSSAAPSDAGH, from the coding sequence ATGACCGCAGCACCGATGCCTTCCCCGCGCACCATGCGCTGGCCGGCACTGGCCGCCGCACTCCTGCTGGCAGGCTGCGCCAGCGTCTCGCCCGACGGGCTGCGCGGCGATGTGCAGGCCACGTTGCAGGGCCGCACGGCCGGCGCCGACAACGCCGCCCTGCCTCCCACCGATCCCGCAGCGCAACGCGCCGCCGGAGAGGCCGTGGCCGGCTGGCTGGCCGCGCCGCTCACGCAGGACGCTGCCGTGCGCATCGCCCTGCTGCGCCACCCCGGCCTGCAGGCCCGCCTCGCGCGCCTGGGCGTGCAGGACGCCGAGCGCGTGCAGGCGTTGACGCTGCCCAACCCGGTACTGGGCCTGGGGCGGCTCGCGACCGCGCACGAGCGCGAGATCGAGCGTTCCATCACCTTCAGCCTGGTGGAACTGGTCACCCTGCCCTGGCGCAACCGCTGGGCCGGCAGCCTGCGCGAGCAGGACACGCTCGCCGCTGCGGCCGATGCGGCGCGCGTCGCCAGCGACGCCCGCATCGCCTGGCTGCGTGCCGTCGCCGCGCAGGAAACCCTCGCCGCGCACGAACGCATGCACGATGCCGCCGGGACCGGTGCCGAACTGGCGCGCCGCATGGCCGGCGTCGGCAACTGGAGCCGGCTGCAGGCCGCCCGCGAGCAGGCCGTGCTGGCCGATGCCCGGGCACGGCTGGCCCGGGCACGGCTCGCGGCGGCCACGGAACGCGAGGCGCTGGCGCTGGCGCTCGGACTCTGGGGCGCGTCGGCCGAAGCGATCACCCTGCCCCCGCGCCTGCCGGACCTGCCCACCGAGCCCATGGATGCAGCGGAACTGGAACAGCGCGCCCTTCGCGAGCGACTGGATGTGCGCGCGGCCCGCATCGGGCTGGACCGCGTGGCCGGCCAGCAGGGCTTCGCCCGCGCCGGCCAGCTCTTCGGCGACATCGGCCTCGGCTACCGGCGCGACACCACGACCGAGCGCGGCGGCGGTCATTCCGAAGTCAAGCGCGGCTGGGAGCTGGAACTGCCCCTGCCCCTGTTCGACTGGGGAGGTGCCGCAAACGCCCGATCCCGGGGGCTTGTGCAGGAAAGCGCGGCCCAGCTCCAACAGACCGCACTGCGGGCCCGCGCCGAAGTGCGCGTGCACTGGCGCAGTTACCGCACCGCCTGGGAGCTGGCGCAGGAGCAGGAAAAGCACGTCGTTCCGCTGCAGCAGCAGATCCAGGACGAAACCCTGCTGCGCTACAACGGCATGCTCGCCAGCGTCTGGGACCTGCTCGCCCAGGCCCGGCAGACCACGCAGGCCGTGGCCGATGCCGTCGCGGCCCGGCGCGACTTCTGGCTCGCCGACACCGACCTGCAGTTCGCGCTCGCGGTCGCTTCGCCCGGCGCGCAGCCCCCTGCCTCCGCAACGGCCACATCCTCCGCCCTGTCCTCCCCCACTTCCTCGTCCAGCGCGGCCCCGTCCGACGCGGGCCACTGA
- a CDS encoding copper-binding protein has translation MFTSYSAQPAAAGPADHGATANTGDAPQTPDLSEGEVVRWDAATRRITLRHGELRNLDMPPMTMVFRVREAVPAAAQVPGARVRFLAERDAGGFVASRIEPASP, from the coding sequence GTGTTCACCAGCTATTCCGCGCAGCCGGCCGCTGCCGGCCCCGCGGACCATGGCGCCACTGCCAACACCGGCGACGCGCCGCAAACACCGGACCTGAGCGAGGGCGAAGTCGTGCGCTGGGACGCCGCCACCCGCCGCATCACGCTGCGGCACGGCGAACTGCGGAACCTGGACATGCCTCCCATGACCATGGTGTTCCGCGTGCGCGAGGCGGTTCCTGCGGCAGCCCAGGTGCCGGGAGCGCGGGTGCGCTTTCTCGCGGAACGCGATGCCGGCGGCTTCGTCGCGAGCCGCATCGAACCCGCCAGCCCCTGA
- a CDS encoding cupin domain-containing protein, with protein MSDLLVTFPFDKLGEAPEYRPPAERVIEGDIVCRNWDIDSAKNGAVRAGVWEATPGLNHSIKGETWEFCLILSGVVEITERGHGPKIFRAGDCFIMKPGYVGTWRTIETVRKVWIMA; from the coding sequence ATGTCTGATCTGCTCGTGACCTTCCCCTTCGACAAGCTGGGCGAAGCCCCCGAATACCGCCCGCCCGCCGAGCGCGTGATCGAGGGCGACATCGTCTGCCGCAATTGGGACATCGACAGCGCCAAGAACGGCGCCGTCCGCGCAGGCGTCTGGGAAGCCACCCCGGGCCTCAACCACTCCATCAAGGGCGAGACCTGGGAGTTCTGCCTGATCCTCTCCGGCGTGGTGGAAATCACCGAGCGCGGCCACGGGCCGAAGATCTTCAGGGCCGGCGACTGCTTCATCATGAAGCCGGGCTACGTGGGCACCTGGCGCACCATCGAGACCGTGCGCAAGGTGTGGATCATGGCCTGA